The genomic stretch TGCGCGCTGCGCTGGATGCGTTGCCGGAACGCTTCCGCGGGATCGACCTGCTGGTCAACAACGCCGGGCTGGCGCAAGGCACGAAGCCGGCGCAGGACGCGCTGCTGTCCGACTGGAAGACCATGATCGACACCAACGTCACCGCGCTGGTGACGCTCACCCACGCCCTGCTGCCGACGCTCATTGCGCGCAAGGGCGCCATCATCAACATCAGTTCCACCGCGGCCACCTACCCCTACACCGGCGGCAATGCCTACGGCGGCACCAAGGCCTTCGTCAGCCAGTTCTCGCTGGGCCTGCGCGCCGACCTGCACGGCACCGGCGTGCGCGTGACCGCAATCGAACCGGGCATGGCCGAAACCGAGTTCACCGTGGTCCGCACCCACGGCGACCAGGCCGCCTCCGACAAGCTCTATGGCGGCGCCAACCCGATGACCGCCGACGACATCGCCGAGACGATCTTCTGGGTCGCCAGCCAGCCGGCGCACCTGAACATCAACCGGATCGAGCTGATGCCGACCTCGCAGTCGTTCGCCGGTTTCCAGGTGCATCGCCAGGCCTGACGCCCGAGGCGGGGTGAAGCAGGCGCCCGATCAGGTCGCTGCAGCCGGGACCGCCGCGGAGGCCCGCAGGGCGCGACCGCGCAGGCGCAGGAACGGTCGTTCCACCAGATAGTGCAGCGCCGCGGCCGCGCACAGCGAAGCCGCGCCATAGACCAGCCACGCGACAATGCCGCGCCCGTCCAGCCACCCGCCCCAGTGCCCCTGCACCACCGCGTACATCGGCTTGTGGACGAGGTAGAGGCTGTAGGAGATCGCAGCGATCCAGCCCGCGCCCGGCAGCGCACGCACGCCCAGCACGCCGCGCGCCTGCGCGCCGGCGAACACCAGCAGCGCCAGCCCCAGCGACAGCACCGGCCAGCCGATGCTGTTGCCGGGCAGCCCGACGCGGTCGCGGAACAGCCAGAACGCCAGCGCCATCACCGCCACGCCGGCCAGCGCGAACCCGTTGGCGTGGTTCGCGGCGCGGGCCCACGATGCGGGCCGGTAGGACTGCCACGCAGCCAGCATCACCCCCATCAGCAGGCCGTCGAGACGGTTCCAGGTGGGGTAATAGATGTCCTCGACGAACCACGGACGCTGCGGTTGGGTGGCGTCATCGTGCAGCCAGATGCCGCTGCGCAGGGCGATCCCGCCCAGCAGCACGGCAACGCACACGCCCCAGAACTTCGCCGGCGACGGCTTGCGCGCCAGCAGCAGCGCCAGCGCGGGGAACAGCAGGTAGAAGTGTTCTTCCACGCACAGCGACCACGCGTGCGAGAACGCGGCATTGGCGGCGTAGTCGATATCGAGGTTGACGAAGAACAGCGCGAACTTCCACCACGGCTCCATCCCCGGCGCCTCGCGGAAGCCCGGCCACAGCAGGTAGACCGCCAGCACCACCCAGAACGCGGGCAGGATGCGGAATGCGCGCTTCAGGTAGAAGTCGCGCAGCGACGGTGTCGCCCCGTTCGCCAGC from Thermomonas sp. XSG encodes the following:
- a CDS encoding acyltransferase translates to MPGLDLLRAIAVLWTMQFHSFIVGGLGPDWAWLSRYGWMGVDLFFVLSGYLIGGQLLRPLANGATPSLRDFYLKRAFRILPAFWVVLAVYLLWPGFREAPGMEPWWKFALFFVNLDIDYAANAAFSHAWSLCVEEHFYLLFPALALLLARKPSPAKFWGVCVAVLLGGIALRSGIWLHDDATQPQRPWFVEDIYYPTWNRLDGLLMGVMLAAWQSYRPASWARAANHANGFALAGVAVMALAFWLFRDRVGLPGNSIGWPVLSLGLALLVFAGAQARGVLGVRALPGAGWIAAISYSLYLVHKPMYAVVQGHWGGWLDGRGIVAWLVYGAASLCAAAALHYLVERPFLRLRGRALRASAAVPAAAT
- a CDS encoding SDR family NAD(P)-dependent oxidoreductase, encoding MKTTPRTALITGATAGFGRAAARRFIAAGWQVIATGRRAERLDALREELGEALHPACFDIRDEAAMRAALDALPERFRGIDLLVNNAGLAQGTKPAQDALLSDWKTMIDTNVTALVTLTHALLPTLIARKGAIINISSTAATYPYTGGNAYGGTKAFVSQFSLGLRADLHGTGVRVTAIEPGMAETEFTVVRTHGDQAASDKLYGGANPMTADDIAETIFWVASQPAHLNINRIELMPTSQSFAGFQVHRQA